In the genome of Epinephelus lanceolatus isolate andai-2023 chromosome 18, ASM4190304v1, whole genome shotgun sequence, one region contains:
- the txn2 gene encoding thioredoxin, mitochondrial isoform X1, protein MMAHRLLVRRIWTSSLKDIRCLPVSTAATASSSTFSTSLQSATSRVSFLSPSRTLPHSLPHTTRREVSFNVQDHDDFTDRVIKSELPVLVDFHAQWCGPCKILGPRLEKAVAKQKGRVAMAKVDIDDHTDLAIEYGVSAVPTVIAIRGGDVVDHFVGIKDDDELDSFVTKIIGQ, encoded by the exons atg ATGGCTCACAGGCTGCTAGTACGCAGAATCTGGACGTCCTCTTTGAAAGACATCCGCTGCCTCCCAGTGTCCACTGCCGCCACCGCCTCCTCGTCTACTTTTTCCACCTCGCTGCAGTCCGCCACAAGCCGGGTCTCCTTCCTGTCCCCCTCACGCACTCTGCCTCACTCCCTCCCTCACACTACCCGCCGGGAAGTCTCCTTCAACGTTCAGGACCACGACGACTTCACAGACAGGGTCATCAAGAGCGAGCTGCCCGTGCTAGTTGATTTCCATGCACA GTGGTGTGGACCCTGTAAGATCCTCGGGCCGAGGTTGGAGAAGGCTGTCGCGAAACAGAAAGGCCGTGTTGCCATGGCAAAAGTTGACATAGACGATCACACAGACCTGGCCATCGAATACGGG GTGTCTGCTGTTCCGACAGTAATCGCCATACGGGGAGGTGACGTCGTTGACCATTTCGTGGGGATCAAAGATGATGATGAGTTGGACTCATTTGTCACCAAGATCATTGGACAATGA
- the txn2 gene encoding thioredoxin, mitochondrial isoform X2: MAHRLLVRRIWTSSLKDIRCLPVSTAATASSSTFSTSLQSATSRVSFLSPSRTLPHSLPHTTRREVSFNVQDHDDFTDRVIKSELPVLVDFHAQWCGPCKILGPRLEKAVAKQKGRVAMAKVDIDDHTDLAIEYGVSAVPTVIAIRGGDVVDHFVGIKDDDELDSFVTKIIGQ; encoded by the exons ATGGCTCACAGGCTGCTAGTACGCAGAATCTGGACGTCCTCTTTGAAAGACATCCGCTGCCTCCCAGTGTCCACTGCCGCCACCGCCTCCTCGTCTACTTTTTCCACCTCGCTGCAGTCCGCCACAAGCCGGGTCTCCTTCCTGTCCCCCTCACGCACTCTGCCTCACTCCCTCCCTCACACTACCCGCCGGGAAGTCTCCTTCAACGTTCAGGACCACGACGACTTCACAGACAGGGTCATCAAGAGCGAGCTGCCCGTGCTAGTTGATTTCCATGCACA GTGGTGTGGACCCTGTAAGATCCTCGGGCCGAGGTTGGAGAAGGCTGTCGCGAAACAGAAAGGCCGTGTTGCCATGGCAAAAGTTGACATAGACGATCACACAGACCTGGCCATCGAATACGGG GTGTCTGCTGTTCCGACAGTAATCGCCATACGGGGAGGTGACGTCGTTGACCATTTCGTGGGGATCAAAGATGATGATGAGTTGGACTCATTTGTCACCAAGATCATTGGACAATGA